In Leptospira sp. WS58.C1, a single genomic region encodes these proteins:
- a CDS encoding DUF3556 domain-containing protein, protein MFLPKAPPYDALAWAKMSFADRARLSCQAWAVQGYGSPLGAYIVYVLKIALYIAGWIYFCSFSPGLGTWGTVTWWFVPVAFQKAIVWSLLFEVLGLGCGSGPLTGRYFPPIGGFLYFLRPKTTKMPLFEGAPIIGGKTRGILEIVAYASVLVYSVLCLIHPAPGFEQFLPIIISLVIAGILDKTVFLAARAEHYWVTIVVFAFAQNWIAGAMIVQLSIWLFAGFSKLNSHFPSVVCVMASNSPFTPFAWFRKAMYKNYPEDLRPSSTAVAKANMGIVLEMGTPIVLFTAIMTGSQTVLYLGLGMMVFLHSYITSNFPMGVPIEWNFLVVYSGFFLFGANPTITPFQLESAPVAAFLFVFSLALPLIGNIRPDWISFLLAMRYYAGNWAVSVWMFKEDSYKKLEKLTKTSGWLYDQLDMFYERKVSVGLVSKVMAFRLMHLHGKAFQKLVPKAVKNFEKYEWVEGELIAGMVVGWNFGEGHLHSEQLLRSVQAQCGFKDEELRCIFIEGQPLGKSTIHYRIHDAEKGLLEDGKIEVADLKELQPWPTK, encoded by the coding sequence ATGTTCCTTCCTAAAGCTCCCCCTTATGATGCCTTGGCCTGGGCGAAAATGTCATTCGCAGATAGGGCCCGTTTGTCCTGCCAAGCCTGGGCAGTCCAAGGTTACGGCTCCCCTCTCGGGGCATATATCGTATATGTTTTAAAAATCGCATTGTACATTGCAGGTTGGATCTATTTCTGTTCTTTTAGTCCAGGACTCGGAACATGGGGAACTGTTACTTGGTGGTTTGTTCCGGTGGCGTTTCAAAAAGCGATCGTATGGAGTTTGTTATTCGAGGTTCTGGGACTTGGGTGCGGAAGTGGTCCTTTAACCGGAAGATATTTCCCTCCCATTGGAGGATTCTTATACTTCCTAAGACCTAAGACCACCAAAATGCCTTTATTCGAAGGAGCTCCTATCATAGGAGGAAAGACCAGAGGAATTCTGGAAATCGTTGCTTACGCTTCCGTTTTGGTTTATTCCGTTCTCTGTTTGATCCACCCTGCGCCGGGATTCGAACAATTTTTGCCGATCATCATCAGCTTGGTAATCGCAGGTATATTAGATAAAACTGTTTTTCTTGCTGCAAGAGCGGAACACTACTGGGTAACAATAGTTGTGTTTGCATTCGCACAAAACTGGATCGCGGGTGCGATGATAGTCCAACTTTCCATCTGGTTGTTTGCAGGATTTTCCAAACTTAACTCCCACTTTCCGAGCGTTGTCTGCGTGATGGCAAGTAATAGCCCATTCACACCTTTCGCTTGGTTCAGAAAGGCGATGTATAAGAATTACCCGGAAGATCTTCGTCCTTCTTCCACGGCCGTAGCGAAAGCGAATATGGGAATCGTTCTAGAAATGGGAACTCCAATCGTTTTATTTACGGCGATCATGACCGGTTCCCAAACAGTTCTATACTTAGGACTCGGAATGATGGTATTCCTACATAGTTATATCACAAGCAACTTCCCGATGGGAGTTCCGATTGAATGGAACTTCCTCGTGGTTTACTCAGGGTTCTTCTTATTTGGAGCGAATCCGACCATCACTCCTTTCCAATTGGAGTCCGCACCTGTTGCCGCTTTCTTATTCGTGTTCTCTTTAGCTCTTCCGTTGATCGGAAATATCAGACCGGATTGGATCTCCTTCTTACTTGCGATGAGATATTACGCAGGAAATTGGGCGGTAAGCGTATGGATGTTCAAAGAAGATAGTTATAAAAAATTGGAGAAGCTTACCAAAACTTCCGGATGGTTGTACGACCAGTTGGATATGTTTTACGAAAGAAAAGTTTCGGTAGGTTTGGTGAGTAAGGTGATGGCGTTTAGACTCATGCACCTACACGGAAAAGCATTCCAAAAATTAGTTCCGAAAGCGGTCAAAAATTTTGAAAAGTACGAATGGGTAGAAGGTGAACTGATCGCCGGTATGGTGGTAGGATGGAACTTCGGAGAAGGTCACTTACATAGCGAACAACTACTTAGATCCGTGCAGGCACAGTGCGGTTTCAAAGATGAAGAACTACGTTGTATCTTTATAGAAGGGCAACCGTTAGGAAAATCCACAATTCACTACAGAATCCACGACGCTGAGAAAGGATTGTTAGAAGACGGAAAGATAGAAGTTGCCGATTTGAAGGAACTCCAACCCTGGCCGACTAAATAA
- the vapB gene encoding type II toxin-antitoxin system antitoxin VapB, with amino-acid sequence MNRAKIFKNGDSQAVRLPKEYRFKGKEVYIHKEGETVVLTPIEDAVDRFWNALNGFSADFKIERAQPKDYDRRDPI; translated from the coding sequence ATGAATCGAGCCAAAATATTCAAAAATGGAGATAGCCAGGCAGTTCGTCTTCCGAAAGAATATAGATTTAAAGGCAAAGAGGTCTATATCCATAAGGAAGGAGAAACCGTAGTATTGACCCCGATCGAAGATGCTGTAGATAGATTTTGGAATGCTCTAAATGGATTTTCCGCCGATTTCAAAATAGAAAGAGCTCAGCCTAAGGATTACGATAGGCGCGATCCTATATGA
- the vapC gene encoding type II toxin-antitoxin system tRNA(fMet)-specific endonuclease VapC: MKKYLLDTNICIYIINQRPDPVYKKLKKVALENIYISSITEFELYFGVEKSLHNERNRRALSDFIGYLNILPFDSNSSKIAAKIRFRLEKSGKPIGPFDLLIASQAISHDYILVTNNEKEFKRIKELKLDNWL, translated from the coding sequence ATGAAAAAGTATCTTTTAGATACGAACATTTGTATTTATATCATAAATCAAAGACCTGATCCGGTTTATAAAAAATTAAAAAAGGTAGCTTTAGAGAATATCTATATCTCTTCTATTACGGAATTTGAATTATATTTTGGAGTCGAAAAAAGCCTTCATAATGAGAGAAACAGAAGAGCATTATCTGATTTTATCGGATATTTAAATATATTACCATTCGATAGCAATTCATCGAAGATTGCGGCTAAAATACGCTTCCGTTTAGAAAAATCGGGGAAACCGATAGGCCCTTTCGATCTATTAATCGCGTCTCAAGCTATTTCCCATGATTATATCCTTGTGACTAATAATGAAAAAGAGTTCAAAAGGATTAAAGAGTTAAAGCTGGATAACTGGTTGTAA
- a CDS encoding LIC10421/LIC12816 family protein, which yields MKIQFFVGLISILSLFPFTLSSFSAEEETKLIEKALVESLTTQEQKEAFKKYLTNLSKKKRNEASHLRELASSEPNHSGARKKKLIELAVQLEKEASIHEETLKTLQQSQVQ from the coding sequence ATGAAGATCCAATTTTTTGTCGGACTAATTTCAATTCTGTCCCTATTCCCATTTACACTTTCGTCCTTCTCCGCAGAGGAAGAAACAAAACTGATCGAAAAGGCGTTAGTGGAAAGTTTGACCACACAAGAACAAAAAGAGGCATTTAAAAAATACCTGACCAATCTATCCAAGAAAAAAAGGAACGAGGCGAGTCATTTGAGGGAACTTGCTTCTTCCGAACCGAATCACTCTGGGGCTCGTAAGAAGAAGTTAATAGAACTAGCGGTTCAATTGGAAAAGGAAGCTTCTATTCACGAAGAAACTTTAAAAACTTTGCAACAATCTCAGGTTCAATAA
- the tmk gene encoding dTMP kinase — MAQIPGFYVFEGLDGSGKSTLSVRVLDLLTSKHVPAICFAEPTRYESGLYLRKFLSGEIELSPEKQIEAFLEDREVSLQRNILPSIAEKKIVLLDRYMYSTAAYQSGEFFSAKEILKKNLDRGFPEPEKVFYLEIEPEEALARLKGRDTTKDRFETISALTKIKKAYEEILPENTVRLDAKLSTEELLKLVSEKIPY; from the coding sequence ATGGCACAAATACCTGGATTTTACGTTTTTGAAGGTTTGGACGGAAGTGGCAAAAGTACCCTTTCCGTCCGGGTCTTAGACCTTCTTACCTCCAAACATGTTCCAGCAATTTGTTTTGCGGAACCGACTCGATACGAATCCGGGCTGTACTTGCGAAAATTTTTAAGCGGAGAAATAGAACTTTCTCCCGAAAAACAGATCGAAGCGTTTCTGGAAGATCGGGAAGTCTCGCTTCAAAGGAATATTCTACCTTCCATCGCTGAAAAAAAGATCGTGTTATTGGATCGATATATGTATTCTACGGCCGCTTACCAGTCCGGAGAATTTTTTTCCGCAAAGGAGATCCTAAAAAAAAATTTAGACAGGGGATTTCCGGAACCTGAAAAAGTTTTTTATCTGGAGATTGAACCGGAAGAAGCTCTGGCAAGACTAAAAGGAAGAGATACTACAAAAGACAGATTCGAAACGATCAGCGCTTTGACAAAGATCAAAAAAGCATACGAGGAAATTCTTCCGGAGAATACAGTCCGTCTAGATGCCAAACTATCTACGGAAGAATTATTAAAACTTGTATCCGAAAAAATCCCTTATTGA
- a CDS encoding S1C family serine protease, producing the protein MKKNDRFKNFLVIGISVMAGVILSPILYCGTGSDSALFLNAKSDREPSASAKAAVSIQKAFEEVYENVSPSVVLIATEGTVNVPQYNDPFQEFFYGPQGRVRNQKRKVSGLGSGFILNKEGYILTNDHVVRNFDKFKVVFKNVKEPVSAKLIGTDPMIDVALLKVEASQDLQPIEIGDSSAVKVGDWAIAIGAPFGLEQSMTVGVISKVGRGGIDNSGVHYIQTDAAINQGNSGGPLLDINGRVVGINRMIVSPSGGSIGLGFAIPINEAKTIVEELKSGGKVKRARLGVALDDLTEETAKELKLSGPEGAFVRQVQNGSAAAEAGIDVEDVILEIDGTKIKNANEVVSKIRASKVGQRISVLVFRKGQVLKISVKLAE; encoded by the coding sequence ATGAAAAAAAACGACAGATTCAAAAATTTCCTGGTGATAGGCATATCCGTTATGGCCGGAGTGATCCTTTCTCCGATCTTATATTGCGGAACAGGAAGTGACAGCGCTTTATTCTTAAATGCAAAATCGGATAGAGAACCGAGCGCATCCGCAAAAGCCGCAGTCTCTATTCAAAAAGCATTCGAAGAAGTTTACGAAAACGTTTCTCCAAGCGTAGTGCTGATCGCAACCGAAGGGACAGTCAACGTTCCCCAATACAACGATCCGTTTCAGGAATTTTTTTACGGACCACAAGGTAGGGTCAGAAACCAAAAAAGAAAAGTGAGCGGACTTGGTTCCGGTTTTATCCTCAACAAAGAAGGATATATTCTTACCAACGATCACGTAGTTCGTAATTTCGATAAATTTAAAGTAGTTTTCAAAAATGTAAAAGAACCCGTTTCGGCAAAGCTTATCGGAACGGATCCGATGATCGACGTTGCACTTCTAAAAGTGGAGGCAAGCCAAGATCTACAACCGATCGAGATTGGGGATTCTTCGGCAGTCAAAGTGGGAGACTGGGCGATCGCGATCGGCGCTCCATTCGGTCTGGAACAATCCATGACAGTGGGAGTGATCTCCAAAGTAGGAAGAGGTGGGATCGATAATTCCGGAGTACATTATATCCAGACGGATGCTGCGATCAACCAAGGAAATTCGGGAGGACCACTTCTGGATATCAACGGAAGGGTAGTGGGTATCAACCGTATGATCGTTTCTCCGAGCGGCGGCTCCATCGGTTTAGGTTTTGCCATCCCGATCAACGAAGCGAAGACGATCGTAGAAGAATTAAAATCGGGCGGAAAAGTCAAACGTGCCCGCCTCGGAGTCGCGTTAGACGATCTTACCGAAGAGACTGCTAAAGAGCTTAAACTTTCCGGACCGGAAGGTGCATTCGTTCGCCAGGTACAGAATGGTAGCGCCGCGGCAGAAGCAGGTATCGACGTGGAAGACGTGATCTTGGAGATCGACGGAACCAAGATTAAAAACGCGAATGAAGTGGTTTCTAAGATCAGGGCTTCTAAAGTGGGCCAGCGTATTTCCGTCCTAGTCTTCCGAAAAGGCCAGGTCCTAAAAATTTCGGTCAAGCTGGCGGAGTAA
- the ruvB gene encoding Holliday junction branch migration DNA helicase RuvB gives MAGHTLNPEDKFDDEISLRPSLFSEFIGQKEILSNLGVFVGAAKKRGQALDHVLLSGPPGLGKTTLAGIISQELGTRIVVTSAPVLTRGADLAKLLTDLEERDILFIDEIHSLGRKVEEILYPAMENFMIDLLVGEGITAQTIQIKLKPFTLIGATTRSGLISDPLKSRFGIHFRLEYYDDAEMKDIVLRSSKILGYEIEENAAFEIGRRSRKTPRIANHLLKRVRDFAEVKGEKQIRIPACEEAFSRLGIDELGLDRMDRQILECMIDRYKGGPVGLKPIAAVIGEEERTLEDHYESYMVRVGLINRTSSGRVATEKAYKLMDRVPPAFGKRIEEDAAPGLF, from the coding sequence TTGGCAGGACATACCTTAAATCCGGAGGATAAATTCGACGATGAGATATCTCTTCGTCCCTCCTTATTCTCCGAGTTTATAGGACAAAAAGAGATCCTGTCTAATCTAGGCGTATTCGTAGGCGCAGCTAAAAAAAGAGGGCAGGCCCTGGATCATGTACTTCTATCCGGGCCACCCGGTTTAGGTAAGACCACACTCGCAGGTATTATTTCCCAGGAGCTTGGCACTAGGATCGTAGTTACTTCTGCTCCCGTTTTAACGAGAGGGGCAGATCTTGCAAAACTTCTGACCGATCTAGAAGAAAGAGATATATTATTTATCGATGAAATACATTCCCTAGGCCGCAAGGTAGAAGAGATCTTATATCCTGCGATGGAAAATTTCATGATCGATCTTCTCGTGGGGGAAGGGATCACTGCTCAGACAATCCAAATCAAATTAAAACCGTTCACCTTGATCGGCGCTACCACTCGAAGTGGGCTCATCTCGGATCCCCTCAAGAGCAGATTCGGGATCCATTTCCGTTTGGAATATTATGACGATGCCGAGATGAAAGATATCGTTCTCCGATCTTCCAAGATCCTGGGTTATGAAATTGAAGAGAATGCAGCCTTTGAAATAGGACGAAGATCCAGAAAAACTCCTAGGATTGCAAATCATCTACTCAAAAGAGTGAGGGACTTTGCAGAGGTAAAAGGAGAAAAACAGATCCGAATTCCCGCTTGCGAAGAGGCATTTTCCCGCCTCGGAATAGACGAATTGGGTCTGGATAGAATGGATCGCCAGATCTTGGAATGTATGATCGATCGATACAAAGGCGGCCCAGTCGGCCTGAAACCGATCGCTGCGGTCATCGGAGAGGAAGAAAGGACTCTGGAAGACCATTACGAATCCTATATGGTAAGAGTTGGCTTGATCAATAGAACCTCTTCCGGTAGAGTTGCCACGGAGAAGGCTTACAAGCTGATGGATAGAGTTCCCCCGGCTTTCGGCAAAAGAATAGAAGAAGATGCGGCTCCCGGCCTTTTTTAA
- a CDS encoding energy transducer TonB has protein sequence MRLPAFFKSEIDTTGDLGEDDRRLLFAAFFVFAFASFLVAHLFTRNILFKILGEDPLVQVKERSEREKIYEVLLEQEFVDKRIKDEYKALSNVESAGSGGITKEKGFHTLSPFREFVMGNIFRNPSKATPENSQKKTEEEKVYEVAILKQDPVEFTNPNEQTPEQTPATGRLTKIPFNYRFQQDMLFRWDGSSSMSVPTKKLVGYEYFKRMLRQIEQSFSPPGGGNYGYRDGAGTVIREAIEPGEAKVQFLLNDAGQVIDTKLISSQGQPLVDQSCVDALRGQNFGRVPEEVKAQGMIYGITFIFPRIYRR, from the coding sequence ATGCGGCTCCCGGCCTTTTTTAAAAGTGAAATAGATACTACAGGAGATTTAGGAGAGGACGATCGTCGCCTTCTATTTGCCGCGTTTTTTGTATTCGCATTCGCTTCTTTCTTAGTAGCACACTTATTCACACGTAATATTCTATTTAAGATCTTGGGAGAAGATCCGCTTGTTCAGGTAAAAGAAAGATCAGAACGAGAAAAAATCTACGAAGTCCTCTTAGAACAGGAGTTCGTGGACAAAAGGATCAAGGACGAATACAAAGCTTTATCTAATGTAGAGTCCGCGGGCTCCGGCGGGATCACAAAAGAGAAGGGATTTCATACACTCTCTCCTTTTCGCGAATTCGTGATGGGAAATATTTTTAGAAATCCTTCTAAGGCGACTCCCGAGAATTCCCAAAAGAAAACGGAAGAGGAAAAAGTATACGAAGTCGCTATCCTAAAACAGGATCCGGTGGAATTTACCAATCCGAACGAACAAACTCCGGAGCAAACCCCGGCCACCGGAAGACTCACGAAGATCCCGTTCAATTATCGTTTCCAGCAAGACATGCTTTTTCGTTGGGATGGGAGTTCTTCCATGAGTGTTCCTACTAAGAAGTTAGTAGGTTATGAGTATTTCAAAAGAATGCTTCGCCAGATCGAACAAAGTTTTTCTCCTCCGGGTGGCGGAAACTACGGTTATCGTGACGGTGCGGGAACGGTAATCCGAGAAGCGATCGAACCAGGCGAAGCAAAAGTCCAATTTTTATTGAACGACGCAGGCCAGGTAATCGATACGAAATTGATCTCTTCTCAAGGGCAACCTCTTGTGGACCAATCCTGTGTGGATGCACTTAGGGGACAAAACTTCGGAAGGGTCCCGGAAGAAGTAAAAGCACAGGGAATGATCTACGGAATTACTTTTATCTTTCCTCGTATTTACCGAAGATAA
- a CDS encoding adenylate/guanylate cyclase domain-containing protein yields the protein MSDSGRRIRFFIFAILICFLSFFSCAEARGKERPIAENGNLDLSNWDFTKDGTLELNGDWRYYWKEFIPPKNFQDDLVSEPSGFIPVPGVWNGHLLNGNPLPAVGYITYHLRLYLPDHSPDLAIRIDDGQGSAYSLYWNGKLVAYNGHPGSSPEEESPEYLAQTSFVPHSKQVDLVMYISNHYHRNGGFQMPILLGDSAEIFSARDRNRITSAFLAGALLIMGLYHIGLFLFRKKEMEILWFSLTCIVITSRVLTSGERFIGELFRDVPWNFMVRIEYLSFYLGVPFMAMFLRTLYPAQFNKTAMIVIFTLSIPPCLSIILLPPAIFSYTLPYYQGLIVFSGIYSMIMLTIAIFKGLQGAKLMLLGLGIFFAAVLNDFIFYQFHIGPGYLTPAGLFLLTFADAATLGRRIASAFNTSEELSVNLEKKVIERTKELAEERDRTDLLLLNILPKTVAEELKSKGSVTPVYYESASILFTDFVGFTKIAAEMLPKDLVEDLHNCFSEFDSIVSRYGLEKLKTIGDSYMCAGGIPNTNFTHAVDNCLAGLEFLRFMQKTAEMKSKMGLPFWELRVGIHTGPVTSGVIGSNKFAYDVWGDAVNLASRMESSGKPGYLNVSGSTYELIKNFFVCEHRGKIQAKGKGEVDMYFVSSIHPELSAESKGITPNEKFETLRKELNLKLSAV from the coding sequence ATGAGTGATTCAGGCCGTCGAATTCGTTTTTTCATTTTTGCTATCCTTATTTGTTTTCTATCTTTCTTTTCTTGCGCCGAAGCCAGAGGTAAGGAAAGACCTATTGCGGAAAATGGGAACCTCGATTTAAGTAACTGGGATTTTACAAAGGACGGAACGTTAGAATTAAACGGAGACTGGAGATATTATTGGAAAGAATTCATTCCTCCTAAAAATTTTCAAGACGATCTTGTTTCAGAACCAAGCGGGTTCATTCCGGTTCCAGGAGTTTGGAACGGTCATCTTTTAAATGGAAACCCCTTACCTGCTGTAGGGTACATTACGTATCATTTAAGATTATATCTTCCGGATCACTCTCCCGATCTTGCGATACGAATAGATGACGGCCAAGGTTCCGCATATTCCTTATATTGGAACGGCAAGTTAGTCGCCTATAATGGGCATCCGGGATCTTCTCCGGAAGAAGAAAGTCCGGAATATCTTGCTCAAACTAGTTTTGTTCCCCATTCCAAACAAGTGGATCTAGTGATGTATATTTCAAATCACTATCATCGTAATGGCGGCTTCCAAATGCCGATCTTACTCGGAGACTCCGCCGAAATTTTCTCAGCGAGAGACAGGAACAGGATTACGAGTGCGTTTTTGGCGGGAGCATTACTGATCATGGGGCTGTATCATATAGGCCTCTTTCTATTTCGCAAAAAAGAAATGGAGATCCTTTGGTTCTCCCTTACTTGTATAGTTATTACCTCCAGAGTACTTACCAGCGGAGAAAGATTTATAGGAGAATTATTCCGAGATGTTCCATGGAACTTTATGGTCAGAATAGAATATCTTTCCTTTTATCTAGGAGTACCTTTTATGGCGATGTTTCTCAGAACTTTGTATCCCGCTCAGTTTAACAAAACCGCTATGATTGTCATTTTCACTCTATCTATTCCTCCTTGTCTTTCCATCATATTGCTTCCTCCCGCAATTTTCAGTTACACTCTCCCTTACTACCAAGGCCTAATCGTATTTTCGGGAATTTACAGCATGATCATGTTGACGATAGCCATATTCAAAGGGCTACAGGGAGCAAAATTAATGTTACTCGGCTTGGGGATCTTCTTCGCGGCAGTATTGAACGATTTTATTTTTTACCAATTCCATATAGGGCCCGGATATCTTACTCCCGCTGGTTTATTTCTTTTGACATTTGCTGATGCGGCGACTTTGGGCAGAAGGATCGCAAGCGCATTCAATACCAGCGAAGAATTATCCGTTAATTTGGAGAAGAAGGTAATCGAAAGGACGAAAGAACTCGCAGAAGAAAGAGACCGAACGGATTTACTATTGCTGAATATTCTTCCCAAAACCGTTGCGGAAGAATTAAAATCCAAAGGATCGGTCACTCCCGTATATTACGAATCTGCGAGCATACTATTCACAGACTTTGTCGGATTTACTAAAATTGCGGCGGAAATGTTGCCGAAAGATCTGGTCGAAGATCTACATAATTGTTTTTCCGAATTCGATTCGATAGTTTCTCGTTACGGTTTGGAAAAACTAAAAACGATCGGCGATTCTTATATGTGCGCGGGAGGAATTCCGAATACCAACTTTACCCATGCGGTGGACAATTGCCTTGCCGGTTTAGAATTTCTGAGATTTATGCAAAAGACGGCAGAGATGAAATCTAAAATGGGTCTTCCATTCTGGGAGTTGAGAGTGGGAATTCATACAGGACCCGTAACATCCGGAGTGATCGGTTCCAATAAATTCGCCTACGATGTTTGGGGGGACGCAGTCAATCTTGCAAGTAGAATGGAATCTTCGGGTAAACCTGGATATTTAAATGTCTCCGGTTCCACCTACGAACTAATCAAAAATTTCTTCGTATGCGAACATAGAGGAAAGATCCAAGCAAAAGGTAAAGGAGAAGTGGATATGTATTTCGTAAGTTCTATCCACCCCGAACTCTCAGCGGAATCCAAAGGAATTACACCGAACGAAAAATTCGAAACCTTAAGAAAGGAATTAAATTTGAAACTAAGCGCCGTATGA
- a CDS encoding type II toxin-antitoxin system Phd/YefM family antitoxin yields the protein MQLSAAEFKTKCLSLMDMVQETQEEVIITKHGKPVAKLVTIKDNTAARLFGYLKGRIQENEDIVPSLGLRWDADSK from the coding sequence ATGCAACTATCCGCAGCCGAATTTAAAACCAAATGTCTAAGCCTAATGGACATGGTCCAAGAAACCCAGGAAGAAGTGATCATCACTAAACACGGAAAACCTGTGGCCAAGCTTGTGACCATCAAAGATAACACCGCGGCACGCTTATTCGGTTATCTAAAAGGACGGATCCAAGAGAATGAAGATATCGTTCCTAGTTTAGGATTACGTTGGGATGCGGATTCCAAATAG
- a CDS encoding type II toxin-antitoxin system VapC family toxin encodes MIVLDTHAWIWLMEGDPKMEKEPILRKLYRHIPHRGIYISEISGWEVGMLIVKKRIQISGTLNRWLQDAYTAPGIQPYRLTPEVIVESVNLPDSFHGDPADRIIVATARVLNAELVTKDKEIIKYSKKGNLKVISI; translated from the coding sequence ATGATCGTTCTCGATACTCACGCCTGGATTTGGCTCATGGAAGGAGATCCTAAGATGGAAAAAGAACCCATTCTGAGGAAATTATACAGGCATATTCCTCACAGAGGGATTTATATCTCCGAAATATCCGGCTGGGAGGTAGGAATGCTTATAGTCAAAAAAAGGATCCAGATCTCCGGAACCTTGAATCGATGGTTGCAAGATGCGTATACTGCTCCGGGGATCCAGCCTTATCGTTTAACTCCGGAAGTAATCGTAGAAAGTGTAAATTTGCCCGATTCCTTTCACGGGGACCCTGCAGACAGGATTATCGTAGCCACTGCAAGAGTTCTAAATGCGGAGCTCGTCACTAAAGATAAGGAAATCATTAAATATAGTAAAAAGGGAAACTTAAAGGTGATCTCTATATAG
- a CDS encoding LIC12806 family lipoprotein → MKYSFFLFLLTFLACGVKPVPPPAGKFCEPMLKNTQCVYLDFRNSKAILEDKEYPMKSTSTLNFSYKVDEVFYEVQVLNENRVKITGTNGFQKTLLKLKDKDERKKEYAKLWKAIQDLF, encoded by the coding sequence ATGAAATATTCTTTCTTTCTATTTCTTTTGACTTTTTTGGCTTGCGGGGTAAAACCTGTGCCTCCTCCCGCAGGAAAATTCTGCGAGCCTATGCTCAAAAACACTCAATGTGTATATCTGGATTTCAGGAATTCTAAGGCGATCTTAGAAGATAAAGAATATCCGATGAAATCCACAAGCACCTTGAATTTTTCTTATAAAGTGGACGAGGTTTTTTACGAAGTGCAAGTCCTGAACGAGAACAGAGTCAAGATCACAGGCACAAACGGGTTCCAAAAAACATTATTAAAACTGAAAGATAAAGACGAGAGAAAAAAAGAATACGCTAAACTTTGGAAGGCGATCCAGGATCTGTTTTAG
- a CDS encoding RsmD family RNA methyltransferase, which produces MKPGKKSKGLRIQTGELKGRLIPSPVSPEGKSNFTPAIIKKSLFDIIESLQLQGRLNLEDSAFVDLFAGSGQMGIESLSRGFARAVFLELAWDRFESLKGVLDKLGKPHLVLRKDAFRFYSGFDIPEKTKVYFMDPPYSFWEKKTEKLKKIVEEIIKNEPGVAAIIVQSPLPLDWEGFTPRSFGRNTLNVRVLV; this is translated from the coding sequence ATGAAACCGGGAAAAAAATCGAAAGGTCTTCGGATACAAACCGGGGAATTAAAAGGGAGATTGATCCCTTCTCCAGTTAGTCCCGAGGGTAAGAGTAATTTTACTCCGGCGATCATTAAAAAATCATTATTTGATATCATTGAGTCCTTACAACTCCAAGGTCGTTTGAACCTGGAAGATTCCGCCTTTGTGGACTTATTTGCAGGTTCCGGCCAGATGGGCATCGAATCCTTGAGTAGAGGTTTTGCCAGAGCGGTATTTTTGGAACTTGCATGGGATAGATTTGAAAGCCTGAAAGGTGTTTTGGATAAATTAGGAAAACCTCATTTAGTTTTACGCAAGGATGCGTTCCGGTTCTATTCCGGTTTCGATATTCCTGAAAAAACAAAAGTATATTTTATGGACCCTCCTTATTCTTTCTGGGAGAAGAAGACGGAAAAATTGAAAAAGATAGTGGAGGAGATCATCAAAAACGAACCGGGTGTGGCTGCAATTATTGTTCAGTCTCCGCTTCCTTTGGATTGGGAAGGATTTACTCCTCGTTCCTTCGGAAGGAATACCTTGAATGTCCGAGTTCTGGTCTAA